From one Acidimicrobiales bacterium genomic stretch:
- a CDS encoding type II secretion system protein produces MSNTLNQLKREEGFTLIELMIVMVVLGILAGIVIFAVDPFETAATNAKAGADADICATAAAAAKAGGGTANDYVEGSPC; encoded by the coding sequence ATGTCGAACACGCTCAACCAACTGAAGCGCGAGGAGGGGTTCACCCTCATCGAGCTCATGATCGTGATGGTCGTCCTGGGGATCCTTGCCGGCATCGTGATCTTCGCCGTCGACCCCTTCGAGACGGCCGCCACCAACGCGAAGGCCGGAGCAGATGCCGACATCTGCGCGACCGCTGCCGCCGCAGCGAAGGCCGGGGGAGGCACTGCCAACGACTACGTCGAGGGCAGCCCCTGCTAG